The Brumimicrobium sp. genomic interval AGAGTTTATTAATCCTACTGATTTGAAGACTTTTGGATTAATTCCTGAATTAATTGGACGTTTCCCTGTTTATACTTACTTACGTCCTCTCGATAAAGCTGCTTTAAGAAATATCTTAACAGAACCTAAAAATGCTTTAGTAAAGCAGTACACAAAGTTGTTTGAGATTGATGGTGTCGCTTTAACTTTCGAGGATGCTGTACTTGATTTCATTGTAGAGAAAGCAATTGAATTCAAACTAGGAGCACGAGGTTTACGTTCTATCTGTGAAGCTATTTTAACTGATGCTATGTTTGAGCTTCCTTCTGCAAAAGGAAAAAAGGAGTTTAAGGTAACAATGGATTATGCACAAAAGCAATTTTCTCAATCGAAGATTGCAACAATGAAAGTAGCTTAAAAGATTTATTTGGAATTTTTACGGAGTGTAAAGACCACGATTTCAGGCCACATTCCAATTCTTCCAGGAAAGCCAAGGAATCCAAAGCCTTTGCTGACAAAAAGGTAGCGCTTGTCTTCTTTGTAAAGACCTAGCCAACGCTTGTATCGGTATTTTACTGGACTCCATTTCCAACCGGGAATTTCTACCCCCATTTGAGCTCCATGTGTATGTCCGCTCAAGGTTAGATCAAAAAACTTGGGATGCTTGCGTATAATATATTCCCAATGATCAGGATCGTGACTCAATAGTATATTAAATCTAGTATCATTTGTGCCTACAGAAGCTTTATCTATATCACCATATTTTGGAAAAGGGCCTGTTCCCCAATTTTCAACACCAATAATATCAAGAATATCAGAACCATTATCTAACTGAAAATTCTCATTTTTTAATAGTTTAAAGCCTGTTCGTTGAAAAATAGCTTCTAATTCTTCTAAATTTTGCTGTCTTTCTTCTGGATTATCAAATGCGATATAATCTCCGTAATCGTGATTTCCTAAAATAGCTAGTTTGGCATATTTAGCAGGAATAGTCTTTAAGATGTCTTCATACGGATGAGCTTCTATGGCACGATTATTTACTAAATCACCGGTGAAAAGTACTACATCCGGATTTTCTTCCCGTATCAAGGCTAACCCTTGCTTAACTTGGTTGTGATCGTCAAAACTACCAGCATGAAAATCAGAAAACTGAACAACTCTTAGTCCATCAAAAGAGGAGGGAAGTCTATCTAAAAATAACTCCACTCGTTTTACATGGTAATTGTACTTTCCTTTAGTTACCGCATAAATGGAACCTAATAGAGGTATGGAAGCAGCAGATAGGGAAAGTGTTTTCATAAAATTTCTTCTACTGGGGAAGTCGGCCTTTCTTTGTTTGGAAATAGATTTTCCTGCCCAATATCCAATTCTCACAAAATCTTCTATCAAGAAGAAGATAGACATAACTAATTTTGTAAAGAAAAATCCAATTGAAAGTCCGAAAGTAACATTAATAAATGTATTTGCATTATAAATATGCTGACTGCCACGAATGATTTGTAATACAAAATCAAATAAAAATAAAAAGGTAGTAAGTGGAATAAACCATTTTAAGATAAGATATGCTTTTTTAGAAAGTGTGGATTTAAGAGATTTTACCAAGTAAACATCTAATACACCTAAAACAAGCAAAGTAAATGTGAATAAGATTATATATCTATAGCTCATGAAAAAGAATATTAATCATAGTCTTCGGTTGTTTCTTCAGAAACATCATCCCATCTTTCAACACGTTTGACTCCTTCAATCATTTCAAACTTTTCTATTAATTCATCAAGGTGCATTTTATCAAAGACCAATACTTGGATTTTTCCTTCAAAGATTCCATCTTTTGATTCAAAACTGATAGAACGCATGTTGACGTTGTGCTGAAAGGATATAATTTCAGTAATCTTATTTACAATTCCAATTCCATCTATTCCAATAATCTTAAGCTTAGCAAGGTGTTCTCTAGTTTCTTGATTTTTCCATCTAGCCTTGATACATCGATAATTCATGCGCGACATTAAGTTAGCAGCATTAGGACAGTCAGTTCGATGTATTTTTATACCACTACTTTGTGTAATAAATCCAAATACAGAATCTCCTGGCAACGGATTACAGCATTTTCCAAATTCGTAATCAATATCCTTAAATCCCTCACCAATAACGATTGTATCTTTCTTATTATCAACCTTTTTATAAATATCAGAAGCAATCCTTGTTTTTTCTTTTGTTTCTTTTTCTATTGTTAAAACTCCTGCTTCATTCTTGATGCTTCGTAGTTTTGTGAGATCAATCTTGCTCTTTGCTACACGGATATACAAATCAGTGGTAGAAACAACATTGTAATATTTTTCTAATACGGCCAAGTTTTCACTTGTAAAGGTGATGTTATGTTGTTTAAATTTACGCATTAAGATTTCTTTACCATCTTCTGCAATTTTATTTTTCTCTTCGTTTAAAGAAGCTTTAATTTTTTGTTTAGCTCTACTAGTTACAACCATTTTGAGCCATTCTTCACTTGGCTTTTGTTTACTGGAAGTAATGATTTCTACCTGATTTCCATTATTCAATTGATAACTAAGTGGGACCAAGCGTTTATTCACTTTCGCACCAATGCACTTCATACCAATATCTGTATGAATATCAAATGCAAAATCTAAGACAGTCCCGCCTGTAGGTAAGACGCGTAAATCACCCTTTGGTGTAAATACATAGATTTCATCATTGAATAAGTTGAGTTTAAACTCATTTACAAATTCCATGGCATCTGCATCAGAAAAGTGACTATCTATTAAATCTCTAATTTCACCAATCCATCTATCAAATTTAGAAGCACCATTTTTAGATTCCTTGTAATTATAGTGTGCAGCTAATCCTTTTTCTGCAATTTGATCCAT includes:
- a CDS encoding metallophosphoesterase: MSYRYIILFTFTLLVLGVLDVYLVKSLKSTLSKKAYLILKWFIPLTTFLFLFDFVLQIIRGSQHIYNANTFINVTFGLSIGFFFTKLVMSIFFLIEDFVRIGYWAGKSISKQRKADFPSRRNFMKTLSLSAASIPLLGSIYAVTKGKYNYHVKRVELFLDRLPSSFDGLRVVQFSDFHAGSFDDHNQVKQGLALIREENPDVVLFTGDLVNNRAIEAHPYEDILKTIPAKYAKLAILGNHDYGDYIAFDNPEERQQNLEELEAIFQRTGFKLLKNENFQLDNGSDILDIIGVENWGTGPFPKYGDIDKASVGTNDTRFNILLSHDPDHWEYIIRKHPKFFDLTLSGHTHGAQMGVEIPGWKWSPVKYRYKRWLGLYKEDKRYLFVSKGFGFLGFPGRIGMWPEIVVFTLRKNSK
- a CDS encoding RelA/SpoT family protein — its product is MQELIENSDNPEENELLPKIDLEKERGEILNAFRSLLKITKNKRTKEETRLIRKAFDVAVEAHKDMRRKSGEPYIYHPIAVARICAEEMELGPTAIIAALLHDTVEDTYITLEDIEELFGEKVRVIIDGLTKIPEVFDENVSVQAENFRKMILTISEDLRVVLIKIADRLHNMRTLDGMRPDKQLKIASETSFLYAPLAHRLGLYSIKSELEDICMKYLNPEAYKSISIKLKSTHAARQRFIRQFVQPIKEALKKEGFNFEIKARTKSIASIWNKMKTKEVPFEEVFDLFAIRIILDTPEEMEKPDSWKVYSIVTDFYQPNPNRLRDWISIPRANGYESLHTTVMSPQGRWVEVQIRSKRMDQIAEKGLAAHYNYKESKNGASKFDRWIGEIRDLIDSHFSDADAMEFVNEFKLNLFNDEIYVFTPKGDLRVLPTGGTVLDFAFDIHTDIGMKCIGAKVNKRLVPLSYQLNNGNQVEIITSSKQKPSEEWLKMVVTSRAKQKIKASLNEEKNKIAEDGKEILMRKFKQHNITFTSENLAVLEKYYNVVSTTDLYIRVAKSKIDLTKLRSIKNEAGVLTIEKETKEKTRIASDIYKKVDNKKDTIVIGEGFKDIDYEFGKCCNPLPGDSVFGFITQSSGIKIHRTDCPNAANLMSRMNYRCIKARWKNQETREHLAKLKIIGIDGIGIVNKITEIISFQHNVNMRSISFESKDGIFEGKIQVLVFDKMHLDELIEKFEMIEGVKRVERWDDVSEETTEDYD